A region from the Lycium barbarum isolate Lr01 chromosome 8, ASM1917538v2, whole genome shotgun sequence genome encodes:
- the LOC132607294 gene encoding metacaspase-9: MEKVGKRLAVLVGCNYENTKYRLHGCHNDVLAMRKVLVNRFGFDSQHIELIMDKSGSLVMPTGANIKKALNKMVDEAEPGDVLYFHFSGHGTLTGKKKQEEAIIPVDFNYITNVDIRKIVNRVPEGATFTILSDSCHSGGLIDKEKEQIGPSHHKPKYQEEGNNNNNYASFPNKLGSTSQSYYKRKFIPHETVLEHLTSLTNISTLDIGSHMLQLFGNEASVLFSLPQVELDLLKPLKQDEGILLSGCQANETCQDVGGGNENDEKSYGAFSHAILIVLKENCGPLSNKELVLKSRDVLKNDEHIVTQHPCLYCSDENAQAVFLSQG; this comes from the exons ATGGAGAAAGTTGGCAAAAGATTGGCAGTTCTAGTTGGCTGCAACTATGAAAACACAAAATACAG GTTACATGGATGTCACAACGATGTTTTAGCCATGAGAAAAGTGCTCGTAAATCGATTCGGGTTCGATTCACAGCACATTGAACTGATCATGGATAAATCAGGCAGCCTTGTGATGCCCACTGGAGCTAATATCAAGAAGGCACTTAACAAAATGGTTGATGAAGCTGAACCAGGGGATGTTTTGTACTTCCATTTTAGTGGACATGGAACATTGACTGGAAAAAAGAAGCAAGAAGAAGCTATCATTCCAGTTGATTTCAATTATATTACTA ATGTTGACATTCGAAAAATTGTGAATCGCGTACCAGAAGGAGCAACTTTCACCATCCTTTCAGATTCTTGCCATAGTGGAGGCCTAATTGACAAAGAGAAAGAGCAAATTGGACCATCTCATCACAAGCCCAAATATCAAGAAGAgggaaataataataacaactacGCTTCCTTCCCAAACAAATTGGGATCGACATCACAATCTTATTACAAGCGCAAATTCATCCCTCACGAAACTGTCTTGGAACATCTCACATCCTTAACAAACATAAGCACCTTAGATATTGGATCACACATGTTACAACTCTTTGGAAATGAGGCTAGTGTTCTGTTTTCTTTGCCTCAAGTGGAGTTAGATTTGTTGAAACCTCTTAAACAAGATGAGGGTATTTTGCTAAGTGGATGTCAAGCTAATGAAACATGTCAAGATGTAGGGGGAGGCAATGAGAATGATGAAAAATCTTATGGGGCATTTAGTCATGCAATATTAATTGTGTTGAAGGAAAATTGTGGTCCTCTTAGTAATAAAGAGTTGGTGTTGAAGTCTAGGGATGTTTTGAAAAATGATGAACATATTGTGACTCAACATCCTTGTCTCTATTGTAGTGATGAAAATGCTCAAGCAGTTTTCTTGAGTCAAGGTTAA